A single window of Flavipsychrobacter sp. DNA harbors:
- a CDS encoding aspartate aminotransferase family protein, with amino-acid sequence MALDIVKAKGNYLYSREGKKYLDIIGGISVCNVGHGRKEVLDAINKQANDYLHIMVYGELIQSPQTSYAEKITNHLPEALNCVYFTNSGAEATEGAMKLAKRVTGRHEIIACNNSYHGSTQGALSIIGDEYWRNAYRPLLPGIWHYDHNSQELIDAINEKTACVIIEPIQAEVGIGIPTIEWMQQLSAKCEATGTLLIIDEIQCGFGRTGTFWGFEHFNIIPDIILLGKALGGGMPLGAFVSSYNNMQAFTDNPVLGHITTFGGHPVSCAAGAAAMDIIIEDKLLEEIPEKEALFHQLLQHNKINAVRSKGLLMAVELENPTAVLACIDQCLKKGLFTDWFLFAPHCIRIAPPLTITREEIKTACEIITSCL; translated from the coding sequence ATGGCATTAGACATAGTAAAAGCAAAGGGTAACTATTTATATAGCAGAGAGGGAAAGAAATATCTGGACATAATAGGTGGAATTAGCGTGTGCAATGTTGGGCATGGGCGGAAAGAAGTATTAGACGCTATTAATAAACAAGCTAATGACTACCTACATATTATGGTATATGGCGAGCTCATCCAAAGCCCGCAAACAAGCTATGCAGAAAAAATAACCAACCACCTACCTGAAGCGCTCAATTGTGTTTATTTCACCAATTCGGGTGCCGAAGCTACAGAAGGGGCCATGAAATTGGCCAAAAGAGTGACAGGAAGACATGAGATCATAGCATGTAATAATAGCTATCACGGTTCTACACAAGGAGCACTTAGCATTATAGGGGATGAGTACTGGCGTAATGCATACCGTCCTCTATTACCAGGAATCTGGCATTATGATCATAATAGTCAAGAACTTATAGATGCCATAAACGAAAAAACAGCCTGTGTTATTATAGAACCTATACAGGCAGAAGTTGGTATAGGCATACCTACCATAGAATGGATGCAGCAACTATCAGCAAAATGTGAAGCTACTGGTACTCTGCTGATAATAGATGAGATACAATGCGGCTTTGGCCGTACAGGTACTTTTTGGGGATTTGAGCATTTTAACATTATACCTGATATTATATTATTAGGAAAAGCACTAGGCGGTGGCATGCCTCTTGGAGCATTTGTATCCTCTTATAATAATATGCAGGCATTTACTGACAACCCTGTACTAGGTCATATTACCACATTTGGTGGCCATCCCGTTTCTTGTGCTGCGGGTGCTGCAGCTATGGACATTATTATTGAAGATAAGCTACTAGAGGAAATACCCGAAAAAGAAGCATTATTTCACCAACTACTACAACACAATAAGATCAACGCTGTAAGAAGTAAGGGACTACTAATGGCTGTTGAGTTAGAAAATCCCACTGCTGTTTTAGCCTGTATTGACCAGTGCCTTAAAAAAGGCTTATTTACCGACTGGTTTCTTTTTGCGCCCCATTGTATCCGCATAGCACCACCACTTACTATTACTCGCGAGGAAATAAAAACAGCCTGTGAGATCATCACAAGCTGCTTATAG
- a CDS encoding cyclic nucleotide-binding domain-containing protein, whose product MKQFLLDIYRIDVRILEEYLSHWSEYSVNKKTIISEPEKKERYLYFVKEGIQKSYYLNDGKQHVMFFAYAPSFSGVVESFFTQTPSRYYLETITDSKFLRISYTKHMQLLEKHRELETLFRKIMEQFLLNVIERHHELLAFNVETRFKKFIKRSPHLLNMVAQKDIASYLRIDQTNFSKLINTISL is encoded by the coding sequence ATGAAGCAATTCTTATTAGATATATATAGAATTGATGTTAGAATTCTTGAAGAGTACCTTTCTCATTGGTCAGAATATTCTGTAAATAAGAAGACAATTATATCAGAACCAGAAAAAAAGGAACGTTATTTATATTTTGTAAAAGAAGGAATTCAAAAATCATATTATCTAAATGATGGGAAGCAGCATGTAATGTTTTTTGCTTACGCTCCGTCATTTAGCGGTGTGGTCGAGTCCTTTTTTACCCAAACACCTTCCAGATACTACCTTGAAACTATTACGGATAGTAAATTCTTACGTATCTCGTACACAAAACATATGCAACTATTAGAAAAGCACCGTGAGCTTGAAACTCTTTTTAGAAAGATAATGGAACAGTTTTTACTAAACGTAATAGAAAGACATCATGAGCTTTTAGCATTTAATGTTGAAACTCGTTTTAAAAAGTTCATAAAAAGAAGTCCACATCTACTCAATATGGTTGCTCAAAAAGATATAGCCTCCTATTTACGAATTGACCAAACCAATTTCAGTAAATTAATCAATACTATTAGTCTATAA
- a CDS encoding outer membrane beta-barrel protein has product MRIFSMLIAMLLIGSVSFAKNKISGTVKDAGNGDPIIGAVLNVKGTSIGGVTDYDGNFTLSVEPGVYDVEVRYTSYSTYTIEKVDATKGDVTSIAVQMSTDSKKLEELVVKAKANRESEKALLIERRKSTEVIQKIGSQEMSRKGVSDAAEGLNKVVGVSSSDNSTNKVTMVRGLGDRYNMVTLNGLPIPSSNPNLKVMPLDIFPTGVIKNVAVSKSYSPQYYGDVAGGAIDITTKDYAEDGFVTVGVRLGANTITTGKTFLTSGTGLSTTTGFDRSRRAMPDAVAATKQYDSKAEGVTSSPFNTKFTPKTISASPNYGINVSTGNFFKMAKQGSGIGYYASLTHRNASRYSPGILALYNAQQDPIYNYNTNNYEYTANTTGLINVSYRINNKNTVGVTALMVNDANDTWIEARGTDKDLGPILSRRNNYVQNTLWTTQLLGTHDVSKNGKFVWGLSYNTLKGSMPDRTQNTFRISQTPNGEVYTFAFDATSNNQRFFSNLDDKEYAGKAEYIQRYNDKEKGLIEVKGGVNARYKSRVFNARAIDMKISSGAAVDLNDVDAQFSNDKLGDGTKSTYKYIESYYAPNDYEATLLLGGAYASAEFKYGKVRIMPGLRAEYSDQVIYFKKASDTYSRDFRDTSISGVNLMPALTVKYEVNKRSNLMFAASRTITRPQFVEVGPFRYNLTFGTQEVEGNPLLRNGTNYNADLKYEFYPTKSEIISVNLLGKYMVDPIEMVVAASVDPLLTYVNTDRAYVAGVELEYLKNLGNLFGSKSKVLQNSNLGFNASYLYTQIQIDDEKALDANIPITVTNKSRPLMGASPYLINFDYNYKHYWNKDKSTSSQFTLAYNVYGRKVVAAGSQGAGDIYQMPVNTLDFTVMNKFKNGLGANLSVRNLLNPSIVQNQLFGEDKLEVVSYKRGIDVNLTINYTIK; this is encoded by the coding sequence ATGCGCATTTTTTCAATGTTAATCGCAATGCTACTAATAGGTAGTGTTTCGTTTGCTAAAAACAAAATCTCGGGTACTGTAAAAGACGCAGGAAACGGGGATCCCATTATCGGTGCAGTACTTAATGTAAAAGGTACTAGCATAGGCGGAGTTACTGATTACGATGGTAATTTTACATTATCGGTTGAGCCGGGTGTTTATGATGTAGAGGTTAGATATACTTCTTATAGTACATATACTATAGAGAAAGTAGATGCTACAAAAGGTGATGTAACCAGTATCGCTGTACAAATGAGTACTGACTCTAAAAAACTAGAGGAGCTTGTAGTAAAAGCTAAAGCTAACAGAGAGTCAGAAAAAGCACTTTTGATAGAACGTAGAAAATCTACTGAAGTAATTCAAAAAATAGGTTCGCAAGAAATGTCTAGAAAAGGCGTTAGTGATGCAGCTGAAGGTTTGAATAAAGTAGTAGGTGTATCTTCTAGCGATAATAGTACTAACAAAGTAACTATGGTTCGTGGTTTGGGTGATAGATATAATATGGTAACATTAAATGGTTTGCCAATACCTTCTAGCAACCCTAACCTAAAGGTAATGCCATTGGATATATTTCCTACAGGTGTTATTAAGAACGTTGCGGTATCAAAATCATACTCACCTCAATACTATGGTGATGTAGCTGGTGGTGCTATAGACATTACTACAAAAGACTATGCAGAAGATGGTTTTGTAACAGTAGGTGTAAGGCTAGGTGCTAATACGATCACTACAGGTAAAACTTTCCTTACTTCAGGAACAGGTTTGAGCACTACTACAGGTTTTGACAGAAGTAGAAGAGCAATGCCTGATGCTGTTGCTGCAACTAAGCAATACGATTCTAAAGCAGAAGGAGTTACTTCTTCTCCTTTTAATACTAAGTTTACTCCTAAGACAATATCTGCATCTCCAAACTATGGAATTAATGTTTCTACGGGTAACTTCTTTAAGATGGCAAAACAAGGAAGCGGTATAGGTTATTACGCTTCTCTAACACATAGAAACGCGTCACGTTATAGCCCTGGTATCCTAGCACTTTACAATGCACAACAAGATCCTATATATAACTATAATACGAACAACTACGAGTATACAGCTAATACTACTGGTTTGATAAACGTGTCTTATAGAATAAATAACAAAAATACTGTTGGTGTTACAGCATTGATGGTTAATGATGCAAATGATACTTGGATCGAGGCTAGAGGTACTGATAAAGACTTAGGTCCTATTCTTTCAAGAAGAAATAACTACGTACAAAACACACTTTGGACTACACAGTTGTTAGGTACGCATGATGTGTCTAAGAACGGTAAGTTCGTATGGGGATTATCATACAATACACTTAAAGGTAGCATGCCGGATCGTACACAAAACACTTTCCGTATTAGCCAAACACCAAATGGTGAAGTGTATACTTTCGCATTCGATGCTACTTCAAACAACCAACGCTTTTTCTCTAATCTAGATGATAAAGAATATGCAGGTAAAGCGGAGTACATCCAAAGATATAATGATAAAGAAAAAGGACTGATAGAAGTTAAGGGTGGTGTTAACGCAAGATATAAGAGCCGTGTATTCAATGCGAGAGCAATTGATATGAAGATATCTTCAGGTGCTGCAGTTGATTTGAATGATGTTGATGCTCAGTTCTCTAACGATAAGCTAGGTGACGGTACTAAGAGTACTTACAAGTATATAGAATCTTACTACGCTCCAAACGACTATGAAGCTACTTTACTATTAGGTGGTGCATATGCAAGTGCAGAGTTTAAATATGGTAAGGTGCGCATTATGCCAGGTTTACGTGCAGAATATTCTGATCAAGTGATCTACTTCAAAAAAGCTTCTGATACTTATAGCAGAGACTTTAGAGATACAAGCATATCTGGTGTGAATCTTATGCCTGCATTAACTGTTAAGTATGAAGTGAACAAGCGTTCTAACTTAATGTTTGCTGCTAGCCGTACTATTACTCGTCCTCAGTTTGTGGAAGTTGGTCCTTTCCGTTACAACCTTACATTTGGTACTCAAGAGGTTGAAGGTAATCCATTACTTAGAAATGGTACGAACTACAATGCAGACTTGAAATATGAGTTCTATCCTACAAAATCTGAGATCATCTCTGTTAACTTGTTAGGTAAGTATATGGTTGACCCAATTGAGATGGTAGTTGCTGCTTCGGTTGATCCACTATTAACTTATGTAAATACAGACAGAGCTTATGTAGCTGGTGTGGAATTGGAATACTTGAAAAACTTAGGTAACCTTTTCGGTAGCAAGTCTAAAGTGTTACAAAATTCAAACTTAGGATTTAATGCTTCTTACCTATATACACAAATACAAATAGATGATGAGAAAGCGCTTGATGCAAATATTCCTATTACGGTTACTAACAAGAGCCGTCCATTAATGGGTGCTTCTCCATATTTGATCAACTTCGATTATAACTACAAGCACTATTGGAATAAGGACAAGTCAACAAGTTCTCAGTTCACACTAGCTTACAACGTTTACGGACGTAAGGTGGTAGCTGCGGGTAGCCAAGGTGCAGGCGATATTTATCAAATGCCAGTGAATACTTTAGACTTCACAGTAATGAACAAGTTCAAAAATGGTCTTGGTGCTAACTTGAGTGTACGTAACCTACTTAACCCGAGCATTGTACAAAATCAATTGTTTGGTGAAGACAAGCTAGAGGTAGTAAGTTATAAGAGAGGTATTGATGTGAACTTAACGATCAACTACACAATAAAGTAA
- a CDS encoding nuclear transport factor 2 family protein, whose protein sequence is MKYLLIIALAILSFNSYGQEKKHKMTNQEVVRTFLNGFNDPKQIKISLDLLAEDYKFKNPIVSLNSKAEFIALAKEIGSVITGIEIINMAENGNWVATFYNFNSSIQGLESNTASEWFKVENGIIKESHLIYDTSEWRKFYEQMEK, encoded by the coding sequence ATGAAATATTTATTGATAATAGCGCTCGCTATACTATCATTCAATTCTTACGGACAAGAAAAAAAACATAAAATGACAAATCAAGAAGTGGTTAGAACATTTTTAAATGGATTTAATGACCCTAAACAAATAAAAATATCCTTAGATCTACTCGCAGAGGATTATAAGTTTAAGAACCCAATAGTATCGTTAAATTCAAAAGCAGAATTTATAGCACTAGCTAAAGAAATCGGTAGTGTTATAACTGGTATAGAGATCATTAATATGGCTGAAAATGGCAACTGGGTAGCTACATTTTACAATTTTAATTCTTCCATTCAAGGGCTTGAATCAAATACGGCATCAGAATGGTTTAAAGTTGAAAATGGCATCATAAAAGAGTCTCACCTAATATACGACACCTCTGAATGGCGCAAATTCTACGAACAGATGGAAAAATAG
- a CDS encoding HD domain-containing protein codes for MDIACTDIESKLFELIADAGEELGMPSYIVGGFVRDKLLNRTTKDVDIVCVGNGIDLAHAVAKKLPKQPKVSFFKNFGTAHFRHGDFDVEFVGARKESYNRESRKPIVTNGTLEDDQKRRDFTINALAISLNKDDYGQLIDPFNGLTDMKEGIMRTPLDPDITFSDDPLRMMRGIRFATQLGYKIHYETYDAIARNKERIKIVSKERITDELNKIILADKPSVGFEILFKTGLLHQFFPQMVALAGVDYIDGKGHKDNFYHTLQVLDNVCNRSNNLWLRWAAILHDIGKPPTKRFEKEHGWTFHGHDAVGERMTAKIFKQLKLPQHDKMKYVAKLVALHLRPISLTKAEITDSAMRRLLFDAGDDLEDLMILCESDITSKNKQKVKRYLENFEAVRERLKEVEAADQIRNWQPPISGEEIMQTFNLQPSREVGLIKTAIREAILDGDIDNNRASAYQFMLEKAKGLGLKPIS; via the coding sequence ATGGATATTGCCTGTACCGATATTGAATCTAAACTTTTTGAGCTTATAGCCGACGCTGGTGAAGAACTAGGTATGCCCAGCTATATAGTGGGGGGCTTTGTAAGGGATAAATTACTAAACCGTACTACAAAAGATGTTGATATAGTATGTGTAGGTAATGGTATTGACTTAGCACATGCTGTAGCTAAAAAGCTACCAAAGCAGCCGAAGGTTAGTTTCTTTAAAAATTTTGGCACTGCTCATTTCAGGCATGGAGATTTTGATGTAGAATTTGTAGGTGCCAGAAAAGAGTCTTACAATAGGGAATCTCGAAAACCTATAGTTACTAATGGCACACTAGAAGATGATCAAAAAAGAAGAGACTTCACCATCAACGCCTTAGCCATTAGCCTCAATAAAGACGACTATGGGCAGCTTATTGACCCCTTCAATGGCTTAACCGACATGAAGGAGGGCATTATGCGCACACCGCTTGACCCAGACATTACCTTCTCAGATGACCCTTTACGCATGATGAGGGGTATACGTTTTGCAACACAACTGGGGTATAAAATACACTATGAAACCTATGATGCAATTGCTCGTAATAAAGAGCGCATCAAGATAGTTTCTAAAGAGCGCATCACTGATGAGCTGAATAAAATAATACTTGCAGATAAGCCTTCCGTAGGTTTTGAAATACTGTTCAAGACAGGATTACTACACCAGTTCTTCCCACAGATGGTAGCGCTGGCAGGAGTAGACTATATTGATGGCAAGGGCCATAAAGACAACTTCTACCACACCCTACAGGTGCTGGATAATGTCTGCAACCGTAGCAATAATCTTTGGTTACGTTGGGCAGCTATTTTACACGATATAGGCAAACCTCCTACCAAACGTTTTGAGAAAGAACATGGCTGGACCTTTCATGGACATGACGCGGTGGGAGAACGTATGACCGCTAAAATATTCAAGCAACTAAAGCTTCCGCAACATGACAAGATGAAATATGTTGCCAAGCTTGTAGCATTGCACCTGCGCCCCATTAGCTTAACCAAAGCAGAAATAACCGATTCTGCTATGCGCAGATTGCTTTTTGATGCCGGTGATGACCTGGAAGATTTGATGATACTTTGCGAGAGTGATATCACATCTAAAAACAAGCAAAAAGTAAAACGCTATTTAGAGAACTTTGAAGCAGTAAGAGAAAGGCTCAAAGAAGTAGAAGCAGCTGATCAGATAAGAAACTGGCAACCACCTATAAGTGGCGAAGAGATAATGCAAACCTTCAACTTGCAACCGTCAAGAGAGGTTGGCCTTATTAAGACAGCGATAAGGGAAGCCATACTCGATGGTGATATTGACAACAATAGAGCGTCTGCTTACCAATTCATGTTAGAAAAGGCTAAGGGATTAGGTCTAAAACCGATTTCCTAA
- the aqpZ gene encoding aquaporin Z, with the protein MKKYIAELIGTFSLVLFGCGAAVVAGISSTGPSGLGLLGISLAFGLAVVVMAYAIGPISGCHINPAITISMLVAGKISVADTVGYIVGQMIGAVIAAWVLYTIQTGMPGFTMGEWALGSNGWGEGYLGGYSQSAAFLTEAVMTFLFLFVIFATTSKMGNANMAGLAIGLTLVLIHMVAIPITGTSVNPARSLGPAIFAGGKAMSQLWLFVVAPIVGGVVAAIVWKMLYGKEG; encoded by the coding sequence ATGAAAAAATACATCGCCGAGCTGATCGGTACTTTCTCCTTAGTATTATTTGGTTGCGGCGCAGCCGTAGTAGCAGGCATCTCTTCTACAGGACCAAGCGGTTTAGGTTTACTTGGTATTTCGCTAGCTTTTGGTCTCGCTGTAGTAGTAATGGCTTATGCCATAGGACCAATATCTGGTTGTCATATCAATCCTGCGATTACTATTTCCATGCTAGTCGCTGGCAAAATTAGTGTGGCAGATACTGTAGGTTATATTGTAGGGCAAATGATAGGAGCTGTAATTGCAGCATGGGTGCTGTATACTATACAAACAGGTATGCCGGGTTTTACTATGGGCGAATGGGCTTTAGGGTCCAACGGATGGGGAGAAGGCTATCTGGGCGGTTATTCGCAAAGTGCAGCATTCCTTACTGAAGCAGTGATGACCTTCTTATTCCTATTTGTAATTTTTGCTACTACCTCTAAAATGGGTAATGCGAATATGGCGGGTTTAGCTATAGGTCTTACGCTCGTATTAATACATATGGTTGCTATTCCAATAACAGGCACATCAGTTAATCCTGCACGTAGTTTAGGTCCGGCAATATTTGCGGGGGGCAAAGCTATGTCGCAACTATGGCTGTTTGTTGTAGCGCCAATAGTAGGCGGTGTAGTAGCAGCTATAGTATGGAAGATGCTATACGGTAAAGAAGGTTAA